One stretch of Excalfactoria chinensis isolate bCotChi1 chromosome 2, bCotChi1.hap2, whole genome shotgun sequence DNA includes these proteins:
- the TCF24 gene encoding LOW QUALITY PROTEIN: transcription factor 24 (The sequence of the model RefSeq protein was modified relative to this genomic sequence to represent the inferred CDS: inserted 1 base in 1 codon): protein MFKIPLSXALIRCLCCWPKAAQRSARQGSRELPRKLGSSTWIRATASGPSPLGKASMDCRHLPEARKETLSPEPESLPPPAAGSSPCLPPAVGQRAGTGPGRPAAANAARERSRVQTLRHAFLELQKTLPSVPPDTKLSKLDVLLLATTYIAHLTRSLQDEEESPGEALGALRGDGYLHPVKKWPMRSRLYIGATGQFLNHSAQGESTNQGEASTNSQP, encoded by the exons ATGTTTAAAATCCCGTTGT TTGCTTTAATAAGGTGCCTTTGCTGCTGGCCCAAGGCAGCACAGAGATCTGCAAGGCAGGGAAGCCGGGAGCTGCCCAGGAAGCTCGGAAGCTCTACTTGGATAAGAGCGACTGCCTCAG GCCCCTCCCCGCTGGGGAAGGCCTCCATGGACTGTAGGCATTTACCTGAGGCCCGCAAGGAGACCCTGAGCCCGGAGCCCGAGTCGCTGCCACCTCCAGCTGCCGGCAGCAGCCCCTGCCTACCCCCTGCAGTTGGGCAGCGGGCTGGGACAGGCCCAGGGCGACCCGCGGCCGCCAACGCCGCACGGGAGCGCAGCCGGGTGCAGACCCTGCGCCATGCCTTCCTGGAGCTGCAGAAGACGCTGCCCTCCGTGCCGCCCGACACCAAGCTGTCCAAGCTGGACGTGCTCCTCCTGGCCACCACCTACATCGCGCACCTCACGCGCAGCCTCCAGGACGAGGAGGAGTCTCCGGGAGAGGCCCTGGGAGCCCTCCGGGGGGATGGGTACCTCCATCCTGTCAAG AAATGGCCGATGCGATCCAGGTTGTACATTGGAGCGACAGGACAGTTTCTGAATCACTCGGCACAAGGAGAAAGCACAAACCAAGGAGAAGCGTCAACAAATTCACAACCATAG
- the MCMDC2 gene encoding minichromosome maintenance domain-containing protein 2 encodes MYKEIQKMKEITLVYLDRSGGLEKFVQDCKKYNDSKQSYAVYRFVISVNPSDVAELDATLGNYVLHKPMKAAGIFQSVCFVAIKTLSLIEQLQTEAQISILLKPTHLPPLPSYVLSLSAFPFNYTSKRFYTSEGIAIAMGTVTKYTQGARFLCTGETCPYSEGFMYIRVHVPGATESATVRNDFVCSLCSSPLQEDMKFRVLGDKQIVEMIDAKALNALKGYSDHKSRFRIQTFTVFLRDELANRMTIGNHYKIIGIPACVQNGPQATACIEASSVQLCRPNGPSFIGENFKYLLSLTSSSCWRFTAMLANIFASQVVPPGTYNTLKLAILLSLVQTCEIENADYLDLLVVTSDTLITDRLLNYSLCLLPRGIRHPASSDVFPSVSKDKHGTGSASIQACSALLAQGGICYIGDLSSYKKDKLELLQTVLESRTTTLFIPGKKYGEEADQQVTISVQTNFWSYVDVASSPKKHTARDSFLIGQMDLSLIPPNLLDVFGLLIHSEFPSCQPSFPVLNHVLQKAINPEAMLYRVSEQFRTQDYEEFILLAKNLHVQLSSEAENLIQGYYLASRRVRTDSAHGSKLSASALKVLISLSKAHTKLSLRKKVLVEDALIAILLFESSLTLKHGKSALCIEPNAVFPFDLSDEDSLQQRDIYLLQCHHQLLQFIGAYGPGTYISTNEE; translated from the exons ATgtacaaagaaatacagaaaatgaaggaaattacCCTTGTTTACCTTGACAGAAGTGGTGGACTTGAGAAATTTGTGCAAGACTGCAAAAAATACAACG ACTCAAAACAGAGCTATGCTGTATATCGATTCGTTATCTCAGTAAACCCTTCTGATGTTGCTGAATTGGATGCAACTCTTGGAAACTACGTTCTTCATAAGCCCATGAAAGCTGCGGGGATTTTTCAGTCA GTATGTTTCGTAGCTATTAAGACATTGTCATTAATCGAACAATTACAGACGGAGGCCCAA ATAAGCATACTGCTGAAACCAACACATTTGCCACCGTTACCGAGTTACGTTCTCAGCctttctgcatttccatttaATTACACATCTAAGAGATTTTATACGTCTGAAGGAATAGCGATTGCAATGGGAACCGTCACAAAATACACCCAAGGAGCAAGATTTCTTTGCACTGGGGAAACCTGCCCATACTCTGAAG gcttTATGTACATAAGGGTTCATGTGCCCGGAGCTACAGAGTCTGCCACAGTGAGGAATGATTTTGTGTGCAGTTTGTGTTCTTCACCACTGCAGGAAGATATGAAATTCAGAGTACTTGGTG ATAAACAGATAGTTGAAATGATCGATGCCAAAGCTCTTAATGCTTTAAAAGGATATTCCGACCATAAATCACGTTTCAGGATTCAGACTTTTACGGTTTTCTTGAGAG atGAACTGGCCAATAGAATGACAATAGGAAACCACTACAAGATTATCGGGATTCCAGCTTGTGTACAAAATGGCCCACAAGCCACAGCGTGCATAGAAGCCAGCAGCGTACAGCTCTGTAGACCAAATG GTCCTTCTTTTATCGGTGAAAATTTCAAGTATCTGCTCTCGCTGACCTCAAGTTCATGCTGGAGGTTTACAGCCATGCTTGCCAATATCTTTGCTTCTCAAGTTGTTCCACCAGGCACTTACAATACTCTTAAACTGGCAATATTACTGAGTCTAGTCCAGACGtgtgaaatagaaaatgcagATTACCTCGATCTTCTGGTTGTGACAAGTGACACTCTAATAACTGATAG GCTTCTGAATTACAGTTTATGTCTCCTGCCTCGTGGCATACGACACCCAGCATCCAGTGATGTCTTTCCTTCTGTGTCCAAAGATAAACACGGAACTGGAAGTGCCAGCATTCAAGCTTGCAGTGCCCTGCTGGCTCAGGGCGGTATCTGTTACATAGGAGACTTATCTTCATACAAAAAGGATAAACTTGAACTCCTACAAACAG TGCTAGAGAGCAGGACGACAACGCTGTTCATTCCCGGGAAGAAGTatggagaagaggctgaccaaCAAGTCACCATTTCAGTACAGACCAATTTCTGGTCCTACGTAGATGTGGCTTCTTCCCCAAAGAAACATACAGCAAGGGACAGCTTTTTAATTGGGCAGATG GACTTGAGTTTGATTCCACCTAATCTTTTAGATGTTTTTGGGCTGCTGATACACAGTGAATTTCCTTCATGTCAGCCGTCTTTTCCTGTATTGAATCACGTCCTGCAAAAAGCCATTAATCCTGAAGCCATGCTGTACAGAGTCTCAGAGCAGTTCAGAACACAGGATTATGAAGAG TTCATTTTGTTGGCTAAGAATCTTCACGTCCAGCTgagttctgaagcagaaaaccTCATTCAGGGCTACTATCTCGCAAGCCGTAGAGTGAGGACAGATTCTGCACATGGATCAAAGTTATCAGCGTCTGCACTAAAAGTCCT GATTTCGCTGTCCAAAGCTCACACTAAACTAAGCTTGAGGAAGAAAGTCCTTGTGGAAGATGCGCTGATTGCCATCCTGTTGTTTGAATCATCTCTTACCCTAAAACACG GCAAGTCTGCGTTGTGCATAGAACCAAACGCGGTGTTTCCATTTGACCTCAGTGACGAAGACAGCCTGCAACAGAGAGATATTTACCTACTGCAGTGCCACCATCAGCTGCTTCAGTTTATTGGCGCATATGGCCCAGGGACTTACATTAGCACTAATGAAGAATGA